The Humulus lupulus chromosome 7, drHumLupu1.1, whole genome shotgun sequence region CCATGCTCACTAATGTGTGAATCATAAGATCGTGGCTTTGATCATGGAATTAGTTGTGGCTTTTGAGGGAATGCAGCTTCTAGACGATCCCAGGTTGAAGTGGTCCAAATGTCATCGAGGAGCACCAAACATTTCCTCTGTTTCTGAATGTTGTAAAGCTCCTTAGCTATTTCACTACCACTCATGCTTTTGATTTCTTCTTTTTTCGCCTTGGTGGGAGAAGTCAAACTAATTAAAATTCCTTCCCATACCTCTCGTACTATACATTGTTGAGATATTGAGGCCCAAGCAAAACAATCAAAGTGATTCCTCACTTGAGGATGTTGATAAACCTTTCTTGCAAGAGTAGTCTTCCCCAAACCTCCCATCCCATATATAGAGATCACCCTATGCCTATGAGGATTCTCTTTCTCTGTCAGACAGTCTACCAATTCTTCGATGTTTTTGTCGAATCCAACAACATCATTCTCCACAAAATGAGAATAAGCTCGCCTCAGCTCTCTTTGCACTTGGACGTGGCTTGAACAAGTCTCAGCTGCCTTGTCCATTGATTTCATTACTCCAAATTTTTGTAACCCTGACATCCAAGTATCAATGCTAGATGAGATCTTCTCTATCTTTGATCCAACTTGATGGGTTTTAATGAAACGAACAGGCTTGATCAGTGCACGGCTGATAGCTCCAACACTCTCATAAGAAGAAGCCAATTTGAAGACATAAGTTTCAATAACATCTTCCAAGTCATAAGAGGTATCTCTAACTTTGACAACCAAAAGGCGTACTCTCTCATCACCATGTCTTACACAAGCATCAGCATCTTTCAGAAAAGCACTCATGCATTGCAGCTTGATCTGTGCCTTCTCAACTTGGTGTTTGATTCCACCCAAGAATTCAGCTTCAGAAAGCACCAGCTCTCCAAGTCTTTCAATCACAAAGGAAACAACAGCCTCTGccatatcttcttcttcttcttcttcctcctttcCTTGCCAACTTTGCCTGACAACAACTCATTAGTATTGGTTTAATTATTGGCTTTGAAATTTTGTAAGCAACTTCCAGGAAAGAGCTGATTCATTGATTTTCCTTGCTTTCTATAAGCCACAAATTTCTGTGTG contains the following coding sequences:
- the LOC133790263 gene encoding putative disease resistance protein At1g50180 isoform X1 codes for the protein MAEAVVSFVIERLGELVLSEAEFLGGIKHQVEKAQIKLQCMSAFLKDADACVRHGDERVRLLVVKVRDTSYDLEDVIETYVFKLASSYESVGAISRALIKPVRFIKTHQVGSKIEKISSSIDTWMSGLQKFGVMKSMDKAAETCSSHVQVQRELRRAYSHFVENDVVGFDKNIEELVDCLTEKENPHRHRVISIYGMGGLGKTTLARKVYQHPQVRNHFDCFAWASISQQCIVREVWEGILISLTSPTKAKKEEIKSMSGSEIAKELYNIQKQRKCLVLLDDIWTTSTWDRLEAAFPQKPQLIP